GAGGTGCGCATCGATGGTAAGCTTACCTCTGCCACCCGGGTCGGACGGGGAATTGTCCTGCCCCAGTTTGTCCCGGGGAGCAGGCATAGAATCGAGGTGACCCTTGGTGGCTAAGGGGCCCCGCTTGTGTGCATTGGCGCTGTTATGGCTGGCACTGAACGCCGCCGATACATCCGGCATGGCGGCGCCGCCGGATGAGCCCAAGATTTGGAGAGAGGTGCTTTTGCCGGCGCACCGGACCGCTTCCTACCAGCCTGAGGCGAGGAGAGCTGACGAGGGTGCCGTGCCGACATGTCCGGGGCTTGGCACTGAGGCGCAGCCCCAGGTGGAAGCCGCTCTTCTGCCGACTTCCGCTCTTGACGGGCTCTCGGACGCAGAAGACGACAGCGTGTTCCTCGACCTGCTGCAACGCACTGCTTTCACCTTTTTTTGGAACGAAGCGAATCCCACTACCGGCCTGATCCGCGATAGCAGCCTGCCTAACTCGCCCTGCAGCATTGCCTCCTTGGGGTTTGGGCTCACCGCCATTTGCATTGCTATCGACCGGGGGTGGGTGCGCCGCGACTTGGGTAGGAGTCGCGTCCTTGCCGCTCTCAAGACCTTGTGGACTGCGCCCCAGGGGAAGGCTGCGCAAGGGGTCAGTGGCTACAAGGGCTTCTTCTACCATTTTCTGGACATCAACACGGCTTTGCGCACCTGGGACTGCGAACTTTCCTCCATAGACACCGCGCTCTTGCTTGCGGGGGTCTTGTACGCACGCGAATATTTCGCCGGCGCCGATAGCCTGGACTGCCTGGTCCGCAGTCTTGCGGACTCTATCTACCTGCGCGTCGACTGGAACTGGATGCGCAACTACGCCCCTGGGCTGATGATGGGCTACTACCCGGAGACCGGCTTTATCAACGCGTGGTGGCGTGGCTACAATGAGGCGATGATCATGTACATTCTTGCCCTGGGTTCGCCCACTCATCCGGTGCCGTCTTCTGTCTGGTCCGCCTGGACAAGTGGCTACTCATGGGAGACTCATTACGGCTATTCCTACGTCGCCTTCCCACCGCTCTTCGGCCATCAGTACTCGCACTGTTGGATCGATTTCCGAGAC
This genomic stretch from Calditrichota bacterium harbors:
- a CDS encoding T9SS type A sorting domain-containing protein, whose amino-acid sequence is MAKGPRLCALALLWLALNAADTSGMAAPPDEPKIWREVLLPAHRTASYQPEARRADEGAVPTCPGLGTEAQPQVEAALLPTSALDGLSDAEDDSVFLDLLQRTAFTFFWNEANPTTGLIRDSSLPNSPCSIASLGFGLTAICIAIDRGWVRRDLGRSRVLAALKTLWTAPQGKAAQGVSGYKGFFYHFLDINTALRTWDCELSSIDTALLLAGVLYAREYFAGADSLDCLVRSLADSIYLRVDWNWMRNYAPGLMMGYYPETGFINAWWRGYNEAMIMYILALGSPTHPVPSSVWSAWTSGYSWETHYGYSYVAFPPLFGHQYSHCWIDFRDISDPYMRAKGITYFENSRRATLAARAYCIANPKGFVGYGENIWGITACDGPTGYLARGAPPPFNDDGTIAPTAAGGSMPFTPQHSLAALRHLYDNYRMRLWGEYGFRDAFNLTLNWWSSCVIGIDQGPIIVMIENYRSGKVWRVFMQNPYVQEGLARAGFVPFTGVGEEPCGVPRQVRLYQNYPNPCNTSTVIGFELPQPTWVKLVVYDALGRVVGTLVDEPRAAGQHVVRFVPPGDASGVYLYRLQTAGLSATKKMVIAK